From Amycolatopsis sp. WQ 127309:
AACACGATGAGGACGTGCTTGCCCTCGAACATCCAGTGCTGGCCGATGGCCGAGCCGGTGTACGGGGCGATCCACTTGAAGCCGGCCGAGTCCGAGGCCGGGGCGGCGACGATGGTGGTGTACTCCATCGCGCCCGCGTCCTCGAGGGACTTCTTGACCGCGGCGATCGTGGAGCCCTTCTGGCCGATCGCGACGTAGATGCAGCGGACCTGCTTCTTCTCGTCGCCGGTCTCCCAGTTGGACTTCTGGTTGATGATCGTGTCCACGGCGACGGCGGTCTTGCCCGTCTTGCGGTCACCGATGATCAGCTGGCGCTGGCCGCGCCCGATCGGCGTCATCGCGTCGATGGCGGTGATGCCGGTCTGCAGCGGCTCCGACACCGGCTGGCGCTCGACCACCGAAGCGGCCTTGACCTCCAGCGGACGGCGGTCGGTGGTCTCGATGTCGCCGAGGCCGTCGATCGGGGCGCCCAGCGGGTTGACGACGCGGCCGAGGTAGCCGTCGCCGACCGGCACGGACAGGACCTGGCCGGTGCGCTTGACCTGCTGGCCCTCTTCGATGCTTTCGAAGTCGCCGAGGATCGCGGCACCGATGGAGCGCGCGTCCAGGTTCAGTGCGACGCCCAGGACGCCGCCGGGGAACTCGAGCAGCTCGTTGGCCATGGCCGAGGGGAGGCCCTCGACGTGGGCGATACCGTCACCCGCGTCGATCACGACGCCAACTTCTTCCCGGCTCACGTCCGGGGCGTAACTCGAGACGTAGTTCTCGATCGCGCTACGGATCTCATCCGAGGAGATCGTCAGCTCGGCCATGTCTTTCCCGCTCTCGCTTCGTTCTTGCCAGTATGCAAAGTCTTGTGTGGCCGGGGACTAGGCCCGGGCCAGCCGCCTGCGCAGGGCAGCGAGCTGACCCGCCGCGCTCCCGTCGATGATCTCGTCGCCGACGCGGACGACGAGCCCGCCGCCGAGGCTGGGATCGACCTCGACGTGCAGCGCGATCGACCGCCCGTAGAGGGTGTCGAGCTTCTCGCCCAGCCGGGTGGTCTGCTCGTCGGTCAGGGGGCTCGCGCTGGTCACGTAGGCGACCGAGCGCTGACGGCGTTCCGCGGCCAGCTTGACCAGCGCGTCGAGCCCGGCGCCGACACCACGGCCCTTGGCCCGGCGGACGACCTGCTCGACGAGGGTCTCGGTGACCACGTCCACCTTGTCGGCGAACAGCCCGCGCACCAGCGACCGCTTCGCGTCCGCCGGACCGGCCAGGTCCGCCAGTGCGGTCTCGAGCTCCGGGTGGTTGGCCACGACGCGCGAGACCTGGAACAGCTGGGTCTCGACGGCGTCGATGTTGCCGGTCTTCTCGGCGGCGGTCAGCAGCGCGGAGTGCCCGAGCGACTCGAGCCCGTCGACCAGCTGACGAGGGCTGGACCAGCGGCTGCCCGCCACGGCGTCGAGCACCTTCAGCGCCGGTTCGGACAGCTTGCCGTCGAACAGCCGGCGCACCAGCGTGGTGCGCGACTCCGGCGTCGCCGAGGCGTCACTCACCGCCCGGCGCAGACCGATCTCCCGGTCCAGCAGGTCGACGACCGAGAGCAGCTCGTCGCCGACCGTGGCCGCGTCGGCTCCCGCGTCGGCCAGAACCTCGCCGAGGCGTTCCTCGGCGAGGCCGAGCGCTTCACGGCTCGCAGCATGCAGCGTCATTCCGGTCTACTTCCCCGCTCCACCAGCGGCACCGGCGGTGTCCAGCTCCGCGAGGAACCGGTCGACGGTGCCACGACGGCGCGCCTCGTCTTCGAGCGACTCGCCGACGATGCGGCTGGCCAGCTCCACGGCGTTGCGGCCCATGTCGGCCCGCAGCTCGGCGATGATCTGCGCCTTCTGGGCCTGCAGCTGAGCCTGGCCCTGGGCGACGATCCGCTGGGACTCGGACTCGGCCTCGGCCCGCAGTTCCGCCTTGATCTGCTCGGCCTCGAGCCGGGCGTCGTCGCGGATCTTCGCGGCCTCGCCACGAGCTTCCTTCAGCTGCGCCTGGTACTCCGCCAGCGCGGCTTCGGCCTGGGCCTGAGCCTTCTCGGCCTTCTCGATGCCACCCTCGATCTTCTGCGCACGCTCTTCGTACGCGGCCTCGAAGCGAGGGACGACGTACTTCTTGAGGATGAACAGCAGGATCAGGAAGGCGACGATGCCGAGGATCAGCTCCGAGATGTCGGGGATGATCGGGTTGTGCGTCTCGCCTTCAGCGGCGAGGAGCATTGCACTCTTCAGCACGGCGTCTCCTTAAGCGATGAGCTGCTGACTCAGGCGGCGGAGGCGATGAAGTAGATGACGATGCCGATCAGGGCCAGAACCTCGGTCAGCACGAAGGTCGAGAAGCCGATGCCCTGCAGCTTGCCCTGGGCCTCCGGCTGACGCGCGGTGCCGTTGATGACGGCGGCGAAGATCAGACCCACACCGATGCCCGGGCCGATCGCGCCGAGGCCGTAACCGATGGCGGCGAGGCCGGGGTTGATGTTGACGGCGGCTTCGGCGGCCTGGGCCAGAACGATGTTGCTCACGTGCATTTCCCTTCACTTCGGTCCACGCGCTCGCGTGGATCGGGGGCTTGTGTTCTCAGTGCTCCGACGCCAGCGCGGCGCCGATGTACCCCGCCGAAAGCAGGGCGAAGATGTAGGCCTGCAGCACCTGGATGAAGGCCTCGAGGAAAGTCATCCCGATGGCGAAGATCCACGCCACCAGCGAAACCGGCTTCAACGCCCAGCCCGAGGTCTCGGTCAGCAGGAAGGTGCCACCGAGGGTGAACACGGCCAGGATGAGGTGGCCGGCGAACATGGCGGCGAAAACACGGATGGCGAGCGTGAGCGGGTTGAGAAAGAACTTCTCCGCGAACTCGATCAGCGAGAAGAGCGGCAGCACCGCCTTGGGCACACCCGGCGGCGCGAGTTCCTTCTTGAAGTACCCGGCGAAACCGTGCCGCTTGAAGCCGGCGTAGTGGTAGACCGGGTAGACCACGAGGACCGCCAGCGCGACCGGGAAACCGAAGCGCGCCATGGTCGGGAACTGCAGAACGGGGATGATCCCGTAGAGGTTGTTCACCAACACGAAGGTGAACAACGAGAAAACGAGCGGCACGTACGGCTTGAAGTCCTTCGAGCCGATCTGCTCGCGCGCGATGTTGTTGCGGCTGAAGTCGTAGATGGACTCAGCGACGAACTGCCCCTTGCTCGGAACGACCTTCAGCTTGCGGGTCGCCAGCAGGAAGTACGTCGCGATGATGACCACCGAGAGCACGACGAGCACCATCGGCTTGGTGACGCCGCCGAACAGCGGCGGCAACTCGAAGCTTCCGGCACCGGGCGGTGCGAACACCGCACCCTCGGCCAATACCAGCGCGCCCACTGGGCTCCTTCCGGTTCTCCCGGCCGGCGTTCACTCCGCCGGGGGAATCGTCACGATCTGGACTTAACGTACCCGATACGTATCGGGACGTCGGAGGCGGCTGCCCCACTGTGCGATGAACACGGCTTCACGTTCTGCACATGGGGTTGTCTCGCGTGAACACTGCCCTGCGGTCTACTTCGGACCAGCGGCGGAAGGCGGAACTACACGGTCGCCACACTGCTGATCGCGGTTCGTCTCAGGAAGCGCGCGGCCGAGGCCGCCACCCTTGACGCGGACCATACCAGCAGGTCAATCAGTGCCGTACAGGCGTACTCCATACCAACCGATCAGCCCAGGACTTAGGTCCCGGGTCGACCCGGGACCCAGGTCCGGCGGGGGCCGGGACCCTCCCGGGAACGTCGCAGGCGAGCCGTCCGGGACCCTTTTCGAGGTCCGCGCGAAAGCGCACGGCCGTGACGCCGGTCACACTCGGGTGGCCGCAGGCCGGTTCACCCTGGGTAACGGAACACCCCGGCGAACCGGACGGCGTCAGGAGGGGATGATCGTCGGGATCTTGGTCTTGCGGAAGGCGGCGAACTCGGCCGCGGCGGCCAGCAGGATGGCCACGATCATGGTGATGCCGAGCGACATCGGGTGCAGCGCGGAGACGCCCTTCAGCAGCGTCAGCGCGCCGAACAGCAGGACGACCTTCACGACGTACCCGCCGAGCGCGATCACCATGACGAACATCGGGTCCTGGCCGGCGCTGAAGCGCATCATGCCCAGGGTCGAGAGCGACGCCAGCATCGCCAGCGCCCCGCCGACGAGCGAGCCCCAGAAGCCCGGCATGCCGTTGAGGACGCTGAAGAGCACGATGCAGACGAGCACCGCCGGCGGGGTCACCAGCAGCGAAGCCTTCGTCATGGCGCGGGCCGCCTGCAGCACCACCTTGGCGTGCGGGTTCTCCTGCGCTTCGGTCGAAGTCTCGGTCTCGCTCACAGCTGGCTCCCTGCTCGGTTCGACACCGAGTGTAGAGAACCCCGCGGACTAGGTACGCGGCTGGTGGCGTGAGCGCAGCCGCGGGATGACCGAGACCCCCACCGCGAACACCAGGCCGACGCCGATGATCCAGAGCGCGGCGGCGTCGTCGAACAGGGTCACCGAGACCGCGCCGAACGCCAGGATGCCGGCCCACAAGTAGATCAGCAGCACGGCGCGGCGCTGGGAGTGGCCGATCTCCAGCAACCGGTGGTGCAGGTGCATCTTGTCCGCGGCGAACGGGCTTTCGCCGCGGCGGGTGCGGCGCACGACCGCCATGATCAGGTCCAGCATCGGGACGAACAGCACCGCCGCCACGACCACCAGCGGGGACAGCAGCGCGATCGCGTCCTTGCCGCTGAACTGCGGGTAGGGCACGCGCCCGGACGCCGACGTCGTCGCGCCCGCGAGCACCAGGCCGATCATCATCGAGCCCGAGTCGCCCATGAATATCTTGGCGGGCTGGAAGTTGTACGGGAGGAACCCCAGACACGCGCCGGCGAGGGTGGCCGCGATCAGCGCCGGCGGGTACGTGCCGACGTCGCCGCCCGAGCTGTCGAGCAGTCCCAGGGAAAACGCGCACGTGGCCGCCGCCGCGATGAAACCGAGGCCGCCGGCCAGGCCGTCGAGGCCGTCGACGAAGTTCATCGCGTTGACCATCACCACGACCATCACGACGGTGAGCAGCGCGCCCTGGTTCTTGTCGAGCACCAGCACCGAGCCGAACGAGGCGCCGGTGCCGCCCCACGGCACCCAGAACGACACCCACTGCACGCCGAAGATGACCAGGATCCCGGCGCACATGACCTGGCCGGCCAGCTTCGTCCAGGCGTCCAGCTCGAACCGGTCGTCGAGCGCGCCGATGAGCGAGATGACGCCGGCGGCGAGCAGCACGCCGACCGAGTCGAACGAGGCGTCGAAGCCGTGCGACAGCGCGGGCAGCTGGTGGGCCAGGCCCATCGCGGCGGCGACGCCGAGGTAAATGCCGATCCCGCCCATGCGCGGGATCGGCGCGACGTGCACGTCGCGCGCGCGGGGGTTCGCGATCGCGCCGACGCGGATCGCGATCCGGCGCACGACGCCGGTGAGCAGGTAGGTCACGGCCGTCGCGGTCAGCGCGACGAGGATGTATTCCCGGATCGGGAGAAGACCGGATGTGGGCGGCACGGGTGCGTCACGCTCGCGGGGTCGGGGTCACCCGCGACACGCTATCGTGCCGCGCCCGGCGCCTTGATCCGGCTTCACGCCAACGATTCCGCGGGGACACCGAGCACCTCCGCGATGGCGTCCTTGCTCACGGCGCCTTCGCGCAGCACCACCGGTTCGGTGCCGGTGAGGTCGACGATGCTCGACGCGACGGCCTCGCCGCTGGAGCCGCCGTCGAGGTACACCGCGACCGAGTCGCCGAGCTGCTCCTGCGCCTCCTGCGCCGTGCTCGCCGGCGGCCGGCCGGAGACGTTCGCGCTCGAGACGGCCATCGGGCCGACGTCGCGCAGCAGCTCCAGCGCCACCGGGTGCAGCGGCATCCGCAGCATCACGGTGCCGCGGGCGTCGCCGAGGTTCCACTGCAGGCTCGGCGCGTGCGGGAGCACAATGGACAGATCGCCGGGCCAGAAGGCTTCGATGAGCGCGCGGGCCTGCGGCGGCACGCCGAGCACCAGACCGTCCACAGTGGACCACGAGCCGACGAGCACGCCGACCGGCATGTCCGGGCCGCGGTTCTTCGCGCGCAGCAGCGCCTGGACGGCGCCAGCGTCGAACGCGTCGGCGCCGATCCCGTAGACCGTGTCGGTCGGCAGGACGACCAGCCGGCTCGACCGGACCGCGCCGGCCGCGGCGGCCAGCCCGTCCGCCCGGGAGTCCCGCTTGCTGCAGTCGTAGACCACGCTCATGGCGCCAAGGGTAGCCCCGCGCGCCGGAGGGGCCCGCCGCGGCAGGCCCCTCCGGGTCGTGGTCACGAGGTGCGCGTCAGAAGCCGAACGCCGTGCAGCTCGCGGTGGCCGTCTTCGACGGGTCGCTCACCGACGTCGCCGTGAGCTTCACCCGGGCGGCCAGGTCACCGCCACTGCGCTTCGCGAAGGCGGGCACCTTCACGAACTGACCGAACTT
This genomic window contains:
- a CDS encoding F0F1 ATP synthase subunit delta produces the protein MTLHAASREALGLAEERLGEVLADAGADAATVGDELLSVVDLLDREIGLRRAVSDASATPESRTTLVRRLFDGKLSEPALKVLDAVAGSRWSSPRQLVDGLESLGHSALLTAAEKTGNIDAVETQLFQVSRVVANHPELETALADLAGPADAKRSLVRGLFADKVDVVTETLVEQVVRRAKGRGVGAGLDALVKLAAERRQRSVAYVTSASPLTDEQTTRLGEKLDTLYGRSIALHVEVDPSLGGGLVVRVGDEIIDGSAAGQLAALRRRLARA
- a CDS encoding F0F1 ATP synthase subunit B, with amino-acid sequence MLLAAEGETHNPIIPDISELILGIVAFLILLFILKKYVVPRFEAAYEERAQKIEGGIEKAEKAQAQAEAALAEYQAQLKEARGEAAKIRDDARLEAEQIKAELRAEAESESQRIVAQGQAQLQAQKAQIIAELRADMGRNAVELASRIVGESLEDEARRRGTVDRFLAELDTAGAAGGAGK
- a CDS encoding ATP F0F1 synthase subunit C translates to MSNIVLAQAAEAAVNINPGLAAIGYGLGAIGPGIGVGLIFAAVINGTARQPEAQGKLQGIGFSTFVLTEVLALIGIVIYFIASAA
- the atpB gene encoding F0F1 ATP synthase subunit A → MGALVLAEGAVFAPPGAGSFELPPLFGGVTKPMVLVVLSVVIIATYFLLATRKLKVVPSKGQFVAESIYDFSRNNIAREQIGSKDFKPYVPLVFSLFTFVLVNNLYGIIPVLQFPTMARFGFPVALAVLVVYPVYHYAGFKRHGFAGYFKKELAPPGVPKAVLPLFSLIEFAEKFFLNPLTLAIRVFAAMFAGHLILAVFTLGGTFLLTETSGWALKPVSLVAWIFAIGMTFLEAFIQVLQAYIFALLSAGYIGAALASEH
- a CDS encoding glycosyltransferase family 4 protein; its protein translation is MPPTSGLLPIREYILVALTATAVTYLLTGVVRRIAIRVGAIANPRARDVHVAPIPRMGGIGIYLGVAAAMGLAHQLPALSHGFDASFDSVGVLLAAGVISLIGALDDRFELDAWTKLAGQVMCAGILVIFGVQWVSFWVPWGGTGASFGSVLVLDKNQGALLTVVMVVVMVNAMNFVDGLDGLAGGLGFIAAAATCAFSLGLLDSSGGDVGTYPPALIAATLAGACLGFLPYNFQPAKIFMGDSGSMMIGLVLAGATTSASGRVPYPQFSGKDAIALLSPLVVVAAVLFVPMLDLIMAVVRRTRRGESPFAADKMHLHHRLLEIGHSQRRAVLLIYLWAGILAFGAVSVTLFDDAAALWIIGVGLVFAVGVSVIPRLRSRHQPRT
- a CDS encoding L-threonylcarbamoyladenylate synthase, with the protein product MSVVYDCSKRDSRADGLAAAAGAVRSSRLVVLPTDTVYGIGADAFDAGAVQALLRAKNRGPDMPVGVLVGSWSTVDGLVLGVPPQARALIEAFWPGDLSIVLPHAPSLQWNLGDARGTVMLRMPLHPVALELLRDVGPMAVSSANVSGRPPASTAQEAQEQLGDSVAVYLDGGSSGEAVASSIVDLTGTEPVVLREGAVSKDAIAEVLGVPAESLA